One part of the Quercus lobata isolate SW786 chromosome 7, ValleyOak3.0 Primary Assembly, whole genome shotgun sequence genome encodes these proteins:
- the LOC115952574 gene encoding uncharacterized protein LOC115952574 isoform X1: MDYLGKVLVWVRFGLRGFGSQFGFGYCVLIEEGSAPYRINDKAFQFIEWQVVFMGCSLFRKLLFDDSDEDEKIKEVVMDSTPKRKHCCYIRHNHLAGNERLYLNYFADSPVYPKKLFQRRFWMSCSLFVRIQSKVEAHDPYFKQKRNGSKKLGLSSLQKITAALRMIVYGVTGDFMDEYVRIGETTAMESLKKIVTVVIDFFSNEYLRKPNNENIGRWLAYSERRGFLGMLGSIDYMHWKWKNCPTAWKGQYCGHIREPNIILEAVASYDLWI, from the exons ATGGATTATTTAGGTAaggttttggtttgggttagGTTTGGGTTAAGGGGTTTTGGGTCACAGTTTGGTTTTGGGTATTGCGTATTAATCGAAGAAGGGAGTGCTCCTTACAGGATCAACGACAAAGCGTTTCAGTTCATCGAATGGCAG GTTGTATTCATGGGTTGCTCTTTGTTTCGCAAACTTCTTTTTGATGACTCCGATGAGgatgagaaaatcaaagaagttGTCATGGATTCGACACCAAAACGTAAACATTGTTGCTATATCAGGCATAACCATTTGGCAGGCAATGAAAGGCTTTATCTCAACTACTTTGCTGACTCACCAGTATatcctaaaaaattatttcagagGAGATTTTGGATGAGCTGTTCTCTTTTTGTGCGTATTCAATCTAAGGTAGAAGCTCATGATCCTTACTTTAAGCAAAAAAGAAATGGTAGCAAAAAGCTTGGCTTATCTTCCCTTCAAAAGATTACTGCTGCACTCAGGATGATTGTCTATGGAGTAACTGGTGATTTTATGGATGAATATGTGCGGATTGGAGAAACCACTGCTATGGagagtttgaaaaaaattgttacagTGGTGATAGATTTTTTCTCTAACGAATATTTGAGGAAGCCAAACAATGAAAACATTGGTAGATGGTTGGCCTATAGCGAAAGGCGTGGATTTCTAGGTATGTTAGGTTCAATTGATTACATGCAttggaaatggaaaaattgTCCAACTGCATGGAAAGGTCAATATTGTGGTCATATTCGTGAGcccaatattattttggaaGCAGTGGCATCATATGATCTTTGGATATGA
- the LOC115952574 gene encoding uncharacterized protein LOC115952574 isoform X2, which translates to MDYLGKVLVWVRFGLRGFGSQFGFGYCVLIEEGSAPYRINDKAFQFIEWQIENAKAMYRRTYKRYFNFEHCWLMLRNQPKWSMPKEKSRIVLPPTLDSIPIADGDDVSLLDDTTTFKRPIGRKAEKANQKKKVSEKDVVEYLAKKMKCIEESQEPEKESLRIEVERVRLE; encoded by the exons ATGGATTATTTAGGTAaggttttggtttgggttagGTTTGGGTTAAGGGGTTTTGGGTCACAGTTTGGTTTTGGGTATTGCGTATTAATCGAAGAAGGGAGTGCTCCTTACAGGATCAACGACAAAGCGTTTCAGTTCATCGAATGGCAG aTTGAAAATGCAAAGGCTATGTATAGAAGGACTTacaaaagatattttaattttgagcaTTGTTGGCTCATGTTGAGGAACCAACCAAAATGGAGTATGCCTAAGGAAAAATCGAGAATAGTATTACCTCCAACTCTGGATTCAATACCTATTGCCGATGGGGATGACGTGTCCTTACTTGATGACACTACCACCTTTAAGAGACCAATAGGTAGGAAGGCCGAAAAGgccaatcaaaagaaaaaagttagtGAGAAAGATGTTGTAGAATATTTGGCAAAGAAGATGAAATGTATTGAGGAGTCACAAGAACCAGAAAAAGAAAGTCTTCGCATCGAAGTGGAAAGGGTTCGCTTGGAATAG